The Bartonella grahamii subsp. shimonis region CTAAAGGCGTAATAAATTTTTGCGCTGCTTTTGTCATCACAACTTTTAAGTGTGCTCCACGTTCTTGTAAACGGCGAATCAAATCAAGTGCTTTATAGGATGCAATACTTCCACCAATAATAAGAAGGAGCGATTTTGATTTCAATGATTGCACTTCAACAGCACTAGTATGAGAGAGTTGTGTGGTGAGAGGAGTGGAATTGCTTAAAAGGCGTCGGACTTCTTCTTCCATAGAAATACCATTTTGCGCGGCACGTATGCGCAAAGCTTCTTTGGTTTCAGGAGACAGGTTGCGAATAGTAATACTGGCCATAAAATACCTTCAAGAAATAAAATGATTGCAATGATTTCATTGTTGATATTTTTAGCATATTAAGGAGATTAGAAAAGATGAAAAAAGTAAAAAGTGAGATAAACGCAACAAAGCGCAATGATGAAAAGGCTATAACGACCATAACGGTTTCTACGACTTTGTTCGACAGCAAGTTGTTTGAGGGTGGCAGGAGAAAGATTAAAACCTGTTTTTCTCATTTGATTGAAATCTTCTTCTATCCGTTGGAAATTTTGAACTAATTGTGGTGTTTTACGTGCCAGCGAAAGGAGAGCTTGCGCTCCTTCACTAAAGTCTTTTGCAACGCCTACGGGTCCTAAATTTTTACTAATCCATTCTTTGACAACAGGTTCAGAAGCTTTCCACATATTAAAAGTGGGGTCTAATGTGCGGGCAACACCTTCCACGACAACCATCGTTTTTTGCAGCAATAAAAGTTCAGGTCGCGTTTGCATATCAAATAATTCAGTGACTTCAAACAATAAAGTGAGCAATTTAGCCATGGAAATGCTTTGTGCTGATTGTCCATGTATTGGTTCGCCAATAGCGCGGTTGGCTTGCGCAAAACTTTCAATACTATGGTGTGAAGGAACATAACCTGCTTCGAAGTGGGCGCGTGCAACCCGATGGTAATCGCGGGTAATAAAGCCGTAAAGAATTTCAGCAAGAAAATGCTTTTCTTTTTTGCCAAGCCTTCCTGTAATGCCTAGATCAACAGCAACAATACATCCTTTTGCGTCTACAAATAAATTACCAGGATGCATATCGGCGTGAAAAAAACCATCACGCAATGTATGACGAAGAAAAGATTGAATAAGCGTAATGGCAAGCGCCTGCAAATCAAAACCTGCTTCTTTGAGTTTGGAAATTTCGGATATTCTGATACCATCAATCCATTCCATTGTAAGAACATTACGCCCTGTCCGTTCCCAGTCAATACGTGGAACCCGAAAGCCTATATCATGTTGAATATTTTCAGCCATTTCAGATATAGCTGCTGCTTCTAAACGTAAATCCATTTCAATGCGTGTGGTTTGTGCTAAAGTATCCACCACACGAACAGGACGAAGCCTTCGAGAGGCAGGGATATAACGCTCTTGTAAATGCGCAATGAGATAGAATCCTCTAAGATCTTTAGAAAAACGTGCTCTGATATTAGGACGAATAACTTTTACAGCACATTTTTTCTTATGACCAGTTTCATCACTGTATTCAGCTGGATGAACTTGAGCTATAGAAGCGGCGGCAATGGGGGGATAAAAATTTACGAATAAATCATCAATAGAGCGACCAAGAGAACTTTCAATTTGAGCAATAGCGGCAGTGCAAGAAAATGTTTGGACACGATCTTGTAGCTGTGACAAATCTTCCGCAATATCACGACCAACAATATCAGGTCTTGTGGCAAGAAATTGACCAAGTTTTATGTAAGAGGGTCCAAGCTTATTAATGGCATACGAAATATTTTCAGACCGCTGTTTTTTTTTCGTTTTGCGTCGTGCTAATGTACCTGCTATACGATGACATAGGGCTGGAAATCCTTGAAGATCATCATGAGGAAGAGCACTTAAAACACCTTCACGTGTTAAAATCCATCCTGCACGCATCAATTGAAAGTAAGGGGAAATTTGCACCATTTTTAAATTTTCCAACCTGAATGCAGCGCTGCAATCGCACCGGTGAGATTGCGGTACGATACCCGCGAAAACCCCGCATGTTTGATCATATGGGCAAAATCATCTTGTTTAGGAAATTTGCGGATAGATTCAACCAAATAACGATAAGCATCGCCATCATTTGCAATAAATTGACCCAGCTTAGGGATAGCATGGAAAGACCAAAGATCATAAATTTTATCGAGCCAAGGCATTTCGACATTTGAAAATTCTAAACATAAGAAACGTCCACCGAGCTTTAAAACACGAAAAGCTTCTCTAAGAGCTTGATCGATATGAGGAACATTGCGAATTCCAAAAGCAATAGTGTAAGCATCAAAGCTTTGATCTTCAAAAGGTAGATTTTCTGCATTGGCTTCAACAAAATCAATCAGAGGGGCAAGACCATTTTTTTGTGCGCGTTTTTTGCCAACGCTGAGCATTGAGCCATTAATATCAAGCACTGTAGCATGGGCTTTTTGGCGTGAAGCATTAAGAATACGAAAAGCAATATCACCTGTACCGCCAGCGACATCAAGAAATTTCCAATGAGAAAGTGCTGGTGGGGAAAGCCAAGCAATCATGGAATTTTTCCACACACGGTGCAGCCCTAATGATAAGATATCATTCATCTTATCATAATTTTCAGCAACAGAATGAAACACACCATCAACCATGGATTGTTTTTGTGTTTCATCCACTCTTGTAAAACCAAAAGAGTGCTCCATACCACCCTTGGTTCCTACCCGTTCTGTTTCAACTGCCATGTGTATGACCTTCCTTATTTTTCTTTTATCGTAAATGAAATAAAGAGGGAATGTTCAAATACGAAAAAACAACGTATAAAACTGCGACATTTACACAGCTAAAAACAGAAGAGTATCTTTAGATATCAAGATTGGCAACGCTTAAGGCATTGTCTTGAATAAAAATACGTCTAGGTTCAACGTTATCACCCATGAGACGAGAAAAGAGTGAATCTGCATCGGTGGCATCATTAATTTTTACTTGTAAAAGAGAACGTGCATTAGGATCAAGAGTTGTTTCCCAAAGCTGTTCAGCATTCATTTCCCCAAGACCTTTATAACGTTGAAGAGTAACACCTTTTTTACCGTTTGTAAAAATGCTCTCTAAAAGGCTCATAGGACCCAAAATACGCTCTGTTTTATCTTTACGACGTAACAGAACAGGAGGATGATATATGTCGATAAAATTTTGGGAAATGCGATCAATTTGGCGTGCGTCAGTTGAATTTATAAGTCCCACATCAAGCGTAACAACATCTTTAACGCCACGCAAAGTACGCTCAAAACATAAGTTTCCATCTGCTGTATAATGTCCACTCCAACCTTGTTCCATATCATCAGCAATTAGATTAAGGCGGTGTGCTATAGTATCTGCTATTTTTTGTGCTTTTTCTTGTGTTGCAAAGACTTCAAGATTAAAAGCGCCAACAATTGCTGCTTGCTCAACAATATTACGGTCATAACGGGTATGAAGACCATTTAACAATTGACGTAATATACGAGCATCTTTAGCGAGTTGATACAAATCAGCCCCTGCGCGAACTTCTCCCGTTGAAAGCTCAAGCGTTGTTTCTTCTAATCCAGTATCGATCAAGAATTCTTCAAATGCTGCTTCATTTTTAATATATTGGGAAGATTTTCCACGCGATACTTTATAAAGAGGAGGCTGAGCAATATAAAGATGTCCACGTTCAATCAACTCGGGCATTTGTCTAAAAAAGAAAGTAAGCAGCAAAGTACGAATATGGGCTCCATCAACATCCGCATCTGTCATGATAATAATCTTATGATAACGTAATTTATCCGGTGAAAATTCATCTTTACCGATAGAAGTTCCAAGAGCTGTAATAAGTGTTCCAATCATATCAGATGAGAGCATGCGGTCGAATCGTGCTCGTTCGACATTGAGGATTTTACCACGAAGGGGTAAAATTGCTTGATTTTGACGTGAGCGCCCACTTTTTGCTGAACCTCCAGCTGAATCCCCCTCGACAATAAAAATTTCTGATTTTGCAGGATCACGTTCTTGGCAATCGGCAAGCTTTCCTGGCAGAGAAGTGATATCAAGCGCCCCTTTTCGCCTTGTGAGTTCACGTGCTTTGCGTGCTGCTTCACGTGCTGTTGCAGCTTCTACCACTTTACTAATGAGAAGTTTTGCTTCATGAGGGTGTTCTTCTAGCCATACTGAAAGACCTTCATTGACCAAATTTTCAACAATAGGGCGCACTTCAGAAGAGACTAACTTATCCTTTGTTTGTGAAGAAAATTTTGGATCAGGAACTTTGACAGAAAGAATAGCTGTTAATCCTTCACGGCAGTCATCACCGGTTAAGTTTACTTTTTCTTTTTTAGCAATACCTGAAGATTCAGCATAGCCATTAATTTGGCGCGTAAGGGCACTTCTAAAACCTATCAAATGAGTTCCACCGTCACGCTGAGGAATATTATTTGTAAAACACAAGACCTTCTCATGATAGGAATCATTCCACCACAAGGCAACATCAACGCTCATACCATCCTTTTCACTTGCAATGTAAATAGGATTATCAAGAAGAGCTTTTTTTGATTGGTCAATGTATTTGACAAACTCCGTTAATCCACCTTCATAATGCAATTCAACTGATTTAATATCAGCATGACGCTCGTCAACAAGAAGAATATAAACCCCAGAATTTAGAAAGGCTAATTCCCGTAAACGGCGCTCCAAAGTTTCAAAATCAAACTCAACCATAGTAAAAGTTTCAGAACTTGGTAAAAATCTGATTTCTGTTCCACTTTCTCTATCGCAATCGCCAATAACTTTTAATGGAGCATCAGCTACCCCGTGGGTAAATGATATTTCATGAATTTTACCATTTCGTCTGATTTGTAATTTAAGCCAAACGGATAATGCATTCACAACAGAGACGCCAACACCATGTAATCCACCTGAAACTTTATAAGAGTTTTGATCAAACTTTCCGCCGGCATGAAGCTGTGTCATAATAACTTCAGCTGCAGAAACACCTTCTGTTGGATGGATATCTGTCGGAATTCCACGTCCATTATCACGAACAGAACAAGAACCATCGGCATGGAGTGTGACGTTTACAAGAGTAGCATGACCGGCCAAAGCTTCATCGATAGCATTGTCTACAACTTCATAGACCATATGGTGCAAACCCGATCCATCATCAGTATCACCGATATACATACCAGGACGTTTGCGTACAGCATCAAGACCTTTGAGAACTTTGATAGAAGAAGCGCCATAATCATCACTTTGTGCCGCTGAGGTTATTTCATCACTCATAAGTTAGTCCATTCCTGTGTTCAATTTGCAATATCTTATCTGCTTTTTTAAAGCTTAACGTTCTGATCAGTTATTTATGGAATAACCACATTAAACATTTACCGTATATCAGAACTATATTCAATATCTGTCGATATATAATGAAAAGAATGATGAAATGAGATTGTACTGTTATGTCGTAAAACTCCGTCATTGAGGGCGGTGATATGGTGATGTAAGGAAAGTAAGCACTTCCTTGATACATTAAGTATTTTTTAAGTGCGTGGTGAATATTCGGAGCAGGGTTTATTTGTATAACCTTTAGTTAAGTGAATCGCATGAGTGAATAGCCCCGAGAAGTTAGTCGAGAGAAGCAGGATTGTTTAGACGCCAAGGCTAGTAGGAATCCTTTTCCTTTGAGAGGTGTGGGATATGGGGTCAATTAAGCTTTACAATTGTGCGAAGAGTGAAATTTTATTTATCGTGTCATGAGATAATAATAATAAATTCTGATATTTTTATAAACACTTTTGATTTATACAAAAAGTTATTTCATAAAATGATGCTATTTATTTTGTTTATTTTTGCATATGCGTAATGTTTCAAAATTAGTTATGCATTTTTGTGTTACACTAACAAAGGTTTTACTTGTTTTATCCATAAATAAATTTTCAATTCTAATACTGCTGTACATTTGAAATAAAAGTTACGAGCTCTCTAAGCAGCTCAAGCTTTTGTATGTTAGATTGAGGCGAAGATATTGTCTATATTGGTTTGTTTCATCTTTACAATGTGGAAAAAGCCTTGTTTGTGGAAAATAATAAAGGCATAAATGTAAAAACACGTTTCCACGATCGTTCTTTTATTCAGTTTTACAACTTTTAATAACGTCTACAGCAATGTTTTTAAATAATGGGGGTAATGACGCATTGTCTTACGCTTTTGTTTTTCTCATTCCTGTAATGAAGATTACGTTCCTCATTTAAAACAAAGCACCATTGCGCTGATATCCGCGCGCATTTTTAAGAAGCATCTCTCAATGTCTCAAAACTCATTTTACAACGATGTTTGAATAGTATAACGTAAAATACCCTGTGAATATTACAAGATACATGTCCTCTATCTTGCCCATTTTGACGATAAGGTGCAAATTAGCAGCAGCATTTTATTTTCCAGCTCTTAAATGTTGATGCAACCTTAATGTTGAGAAAATCCTTGGCATTTGAAGGGTATTTTTACTCTTTTCTTTAACAGTATCTATATGCTCCCTCTGGTTGTGATATGCAAGAAAATGGTTTTGATGTTTTCAATATAAATAGATTTGAAATAAAGTTTTTTATTCACATAAGAAATAATAAATTATCATTACAAATTAGTATCTTAATATTTTAAGATACGCGGGATATTTTGATAAAATGGAGTGTGCCACTAAAGTATGTAAAGCTTATTTCTTATATTTTAAAAATCAAAACGCCTTTCTCTCAAATTACTTTTTATATATTCATTTGGGAAAATTAACATCAGAAATCTAAGCCTTTTTAAGGGTTTTTAAAAAAATATATGAAAACTGTTAAAAAATTTAACAGTTTTTAAAAATAGCAAGAATTTTATTTATTAAACGCCAGATATTTTGGTGAAGTGCGTTAGATAATAATTGAGAAGAGTTGCATCTTAGTTTTGAAAAATGGGGGAGAGATTTTGAAAATAAAAAAATCTATATATGTAAAACATCTTCAATTGCGTTTACGGTACTTTTTATTCAATAATCCATACAATATTTTTATTCGTATTTTATTTGTAGCAGTGGGGGTTCTATTTTCCTCTTACACAGAAGCTGAAAGGCTGCCTTCTTTTTTTGATTCGCATGAACATTTGGTACAACCTGATACAACGGATATCCTTCGTTTGCGTTTTGTAACAACTTTTGATTTTCCTCCTTTTAATTTTCTTGATCAAACGGGGCATCTTGCAGGTTATAATATCGATTTATTGCGCGCTATTTGCTCAAAGTTAAAATTAGATAAGCTTTGTGAAGTAGAAGTAATTCCTTGGAAAGAGCTTGTAGAACATGTTAAAAATGGTGGTGCAGAAGTCATTATTGCGGGTTTAAAAGAAACAAGTAAAACCCAGCAAGATCTTGTTTTTACAAAGTCATATTTACGCTTTCCAGCGCGATTTGTTGCTTCTCGACTTTTAAATCTCGATGAGCCAATAAGTGATCAATTGGCACATTTAACCAGTGGTGTTTTGTCTAAAAGTGTTCATGAAAAGCTCTTTCGTCATTATTTCCCTAAAGCTAAATGGCAAGGATTTAAAAAGAGAGAAGAGCTCTATAAAGCATTACAGGAGCGTAAAATTGACCTTATTTTTGATGATGGATTTGCTTTATCGTCATGGTTCAAAAAACAAAAATCTGTTGATTGCTGTCATTTTGTTGGGGGGGCATATATGGCGCCACAGTTATTGGGACAAGGAATGCAGCTTGCTGTTGCAAAAAAGAATGAAAAATTGGTTGATATACTCAATTATGCGCTGAAATCACTAGAAGAGGATGGTAAACTTACAGAACTTTATTTGCGTTATTTTCCAATAAGTTTTTATTGATAAATAGTTTTTTAGTTAAGGGCTGTTAATCTTTCTGTGCCTAGTCGATAGGAAATAGCTTCTGCGAGATGATAGCGTGAAAGATTATCTGATCCATCAAGATCAGCAATTGTACGTGCAACTTTGAGAATGCGATGATAAGCGCGTGCAGAGAGGTGCATTTTTTCACTCACATCTCGTAAGAGTATGGTCGCACTTTTATCAGGAATGGCAATCTGTTCTATAATTTTGGCAGGGCAATCGCCATTGGTACGAATATGATCAAACCCCATTGTTGCAAAACGTTTAGCTTGAATGGTACGGCACCGTGTGACGCGTTTGGCAACATCGCAGCTTTTTTCTGATTGTTCTGGTTGCATAAGATCCATAGCTGTCAAAGCAGGGACATCAATCCGTAAATCAATTCGGTCAAGCAGAGGACCAGAAATACGGGACTGATAATCGATTTGACAGCGTATTCCTTTAGCGCAAACATGGTCTTTTTCGCCTGCCATACCACAACGGCAAGGATTCATTGCGGCAATGAGTTGGAAGCGAGCTGGATAGCTAATATGGTGATTAGCGCGCGCGATAACCGACTCCCCACTTTCTAAGGGTTGACGAAGAGAATCAAGAACCTGTGGAGAAAATTCAGGCAATTCATCAAGAAATAACACACCATTATGGGCAAGGGAGACCTCTCCCGGTCGTCCTTTAAGTCCCCCACCAATCATTGCGGCCATGGAAGCAGAATGATGCGGGGAACGAAAGGGGCAATGAAGTGAAATGGTATTATGAACCGTTTCTCCTGTAATAGAAGCAATCAGAGAGACATCTAAAAGCTCACGGCTATCAAGAGGTGGCAAAATGGAAGGTAAGCGTTGTGCTAACATAGATTTCCCAGCACCAGGAGGACCTACAAACAAGAGGTTATGGCGTCCAGCAGCACAAACTTCTAAGGCACGTTTGGCTGTTTTCTGTCCTTTGATTTCGCATAAATCTGGAAGTTCAGTTTCGATAGTATATTGGCGCGGTTGTGGACGTTTTTGAATTTGGGTTCCTTTGAAATGGTTAACTATAGTAAGCAGAGTCTCTGGGGCAAGAATATTTATTTCTGCATTTGCCCAAGCAGCTTCAGGTCCACATTGAAAAGGACAAATCAGTCCTTTATCGAGTGATAAAGCTGTCATGGCAGCTGGTAAAACACCATTAACAGCGGTAAGTGAACCATCCAGTGATAATTCTCCTAAAATGATATAGTCTTGTGCTACTTCGGGAGGGAGAATTCCCATAGCAAGCATTAAGCCTACGGCGATTGGCAAATCATAATGCGAGCCCTCTTTAGGCAAATCAGCCGGCGCAAGATTAATCGTAATCCGTTTAGTAGGCATAGAAAGTCCACAAGCGTGGAGGGCTGCTTGTACACGTTCACGGCTTTCTGCAACTGCCTTATCAGCTAATCCAACAATAGCCATTCCTATTTTACCAGAGGAAATCATAACCTGTACATCGACAGGGACTGCTTCTAGACCGCGAAAAGCAACAGTTGTAATACGTGCGATCATTTATTTTTCCCCCTTTAGACTTTGTAGAGACAATCATATCTATACATAAAAATCAAGAAGCATCTCTATGGTTTTTTTTATAGAGAGATCTATATACACGAGCAGTTTTTAGCGTTCTCATGGAAGTCATTTGTACAAATTTAACCATGATAGTATGGAATGCAATAAAACATTTATAATAAGCTAAATAAATATGTTAAGAAAAAAGAATGAGGCTGTTCGTGTTATGCAACAGTGCAGAATTTTATGAAAACATAAGGGGAGAGTGACGTTATGTATCGCAGAGTGTTATTTGATATGATAAAACGTGTAAAATATGCAAAGTAGTTATATTTACCTTTTTTATTTTTATATTATTTAAAGCGTAGTAGATGCAAAGTGTATTAAAGGTATCTGATTTTATGGTATACCAGACAAGAGTTTTGTTAAAATCAGGAACTGTACGCTGTATATTTATAGGTTTGTGTTTCGCTTGTGCTTTCCCACAGCCACTTTCTGCATTTAATTTGTTTGGCATCCCTCTTTTTGGTCAAAAGAAAACAAATTCTCCTTCACAGTATGTTAAAAGTACAGAGAGATTTTATAAAGTTGATATTGTTGCACCGCCAGGGGCGCCATTAGAAGGTGTAAAAATAGTTAAATCTGTCTCTTCTCTTTTTGCAGATAAAGAGAAAGCAGTTGCCAGTTCTTCTGGTTTGTTAGCCAAAGCGCGTTCAGATTATCGGGCTATTCTTTCTGCTCTTTATGCTGATGGGCGCTACGGTGGTGTTATTAGTATTAAAATTAATGGTTTAGAAGCCGCTGATTTAAGTCCGGTAACTCAACTTCCAGCACAATCCAATATCGTTATTACAATTAATGCCGGTCCACAATATGTTTTTAGTATTGCAAATATTGATAAAGTAGCTCCGTTAGAAAAACGTAGAGCGCATAAAATGCCTACAATTGAAGAATTGGGCTATAAAGTTGGAGCTATTGCCAAATCTGAAGCCATTTTGAAAGCAGAAAAATGGGCAGTAGAAGGATGGCGTCAACAAGGTTATGCTAAAGCTAAAATTATGAAGAGTGAGGTCGTGGCTGATCATGCTGCGTTGTGTGTTGAAGGACGGATTGTTGTTGATCTTGGACAAAAGGCTCATTATGGTCCTTTAAGTGTGCGTAATATAAGTAAGAAACCACGTGTAGATTCAGCTTATATCGCATGGATGACCGGATTGAAGTTAGGTCAGAAATACGATTCCGATGCGTTAACTAAAGCAAATGAACGTCTTGCGCGCCTTGGCGTTTTTCGTGCTATCAATATACGTGAGGCTGATACCATTAATCTAGATGGCAGTTTACCGCTTATGCTTGTTGTACAAGAACGTAAACCGCGTCGTTTTGGTGTAGGTGGTAGCTATTCAACATTAGATGGTGCTGGTTTTGAGGCTTATTGGATGCATAACAATCTTTTTGGTCATGCAGAGGTTCTTAAAATTGAAACAAAAATAAGTGGTGTTGGTAGCAATAAAAAGCAATCGTATAATTTTAAAAACTTTGATTATCTTTTCGGTGGCACGTTTATAAAGCCTGGTGTACTCACGCCAGATACAGATCTCAGGTCAGAACTAAAAATACAACAAGATGTTCTAGAAAATTATACGACAAAAGCCATCAAAGGAAGATTAGGTATTACACATATTTTCAATGGTAATCTATCGGGGCAGGCTGCTGTAGAAGTTTCAAATGGTTATTCACGTGATATCTATTTTGGAAGCCGTAATTTTACAACAATAGGTTTCCCTAGCAGTTTGATTTACGATAGTCGTAATAATAAGTTTAATGCAACAAAAGGTTTATATGGTGAAGTTTTCATTGAGCCTTTTTATGAGATGCGTTTTAGCAACTTTGTTGCAAAAGTAACAGCAGAAGGTCGTTCTTATTGGGCGTTGGATGAAGGGGATCGTTTTGTTTTTGCTGCGCGGGCAAAGCTTGGTACAATTCTTGGGAATGATACAGCACAAATCCCTGCGAATACGCTTTTTTTTGCTGGGGGTGGGGGCTCTGTTCGTGGTTATGCTTACCGTAATATTGGTATCAAAACAAAAAATGATGCGGTTGTTGGTGGACGGGTGGTTGTTGAGGGATCGGCAGAATTGCGTGTTTCTTTAAATGATAAAATAGGGTTTGTCGGTTTTCTTGATGGAGGTGTCGTAGGGGAAAATGCGAATTTTGATTTTTCTCAAAAAATTAAATGGGGAGCTGGTATAGGGGGTCGTTATATGACGGGTCTTGGTCCTTTACGCGTTGATTTAGCCTTTCCTTTAAAGAGAGAGAAAGGTGACCCTCGCATTGGTTTTTATGTGGGTATAGGACAAGCATTTTAATGAAAAAAGGCGTATATTTATCAGCTTTCTTCTTGATATTTTTGTTTTTTGGGGTGGGTGGTTTTGTTTTTGCGCAAAGAGGAGATACTCTTCCCTCTAGCGAAATGAAAACAGATGATCGCTCATGGTTTGTTTCTTTAATTGAACGAAAGCTTTCAGCGCCTAATCGTCAAGTTCGTTTATATAATATGCAAGGGACACTGTCTTCTCGAACATCAATTGATGCCATTACTGTCAGTGATAAAAAAGGGGTTTGGCTTAAAATTACCAATGCTAAAATGGATTGGAATCGTCTAGCGTTGCTGCGAGGGCGGATGGATATTAACCAGCTTTCGGCAGAACAGGTTACATTTTTACGCAAACCGCAAGGCAATTCTTCTTTTGTTTCTTCCCTTGAGACGGGTAAGTTCTCTTTACCAAAATTGCCGCTTGCTCTTTCTATCAATACACTTACAGCTCAACATGTGACATTTGAACAGAATCTTTTTGGTTTTTCTGCTGATATGTCCTTAAAAGGCAATTTCACTTTGGCTAGTGGTAATTTTGATGTCGCTATAGCGGCGCATCGTTTAGATGCACCGGGTTCTTTTTCTATTCTCACCAAGATATCTGATAGTAATCGTACAGCCCAAATTGATATTTCTGCTAATGAACCACAAAATGGTATTTTGGCGAATATTTTTAACATTGAACAACGTCCAGCATTAAATCTTGTGGTGAAAGGTGATGGTACTTTTGATGATTTGGTTATCAAACTTTCTTTAGAGTCCGATCATCATTCTATTTTAGATGGTAATGTTATTCTTGCAAGTATTCCAGAAGGATACAGTTTTTCTACGAAACTAGAGGGAACACTGATTCCTTTAATACCTTCTCAATATCGTAGCCTCTTCGAATCTGATATGACATTAAAAGCAAAGGCAAGAAGAACAAAAAAAGGTGTGACACACCTTGATCAGATGGTTATTCAGAGCAAAGCAATGAATGTTATAGCCAATGCTGAAATAACCGCCGATGGATTTTTACGGCGGCTTTTTGTTGATGGCAAAATGGCCCTTTATAACGAACAGGAGTCTGTTCATCTACCTGTATCAGAAGTGCCAAAACCTGCAAATATTCTTGCTTTGAACATTGACTATGGTCGCGAAGGGCAACAATCTTGGAATGGGCGGTTGGTTGTAGGTCATTTAAGCAATAAAAATATTTATATTCGCGATGCAATTTTTGATATGGGAGGAGTAAGCGAAAATCTTGATAATGCAGCTTCTCGTCATGTTGGTGTTCAGGTTAAAGGGACGCTTCAAGGAGTTAAAAAAATTAAGGGAGCGTTAGTAGAAAATTTAAGCCAAGCGGTTCATGTGCATTTAGATACGGATATTGTTTCGAATAAACCAATTTTGATTCATGATCTGAGTGTTACGGCTCAGGGTTTTTCTTCTTGGTTAAAAGGGACAATGGAGAATTTTGTTTTTAAAGGCGATTTGGGTTTAAAAGCTCAAACATTAACTCCTTTGGAAGTGCTCAGTAAACAATCACTTTCCGGTAGTGCAGATATTAAAGCCAAAGG contains the following coding sequences:
- a CDS encoding autotransporter assembly complex family protein; protein product: MVYQTRVLLKSGTVRCIFIGLCFACAFPQPLSAFNLFGIPLFGQKKTNSPSQYVKSTERFYKVDIVAPPGAPLEGVKIVKSVSSLFADKEKAVASSSGLLAKARSDYRAILSALYADGRYGGVISIKINGLEAADLSPVTQLPAQSNIVITINAGPQYVFSIANIDKVAPLEKRRAHKMPTIEELGYKVGAIAKSEAILKAEKWAVEGWRQQGYAKAKIMKSEVVADHAALCVEGRIVVDLGQKAHYGPLSVRNISKKPRVDSAYIAWMTGLKLGQKYDSDALTKANERLARLGVFRAINIREADTINLDGSLPLMLVVQERKPRRFGVGGSYSTLDGAGFEAYWMHNNLFGHAEVLKIETKISGVGSNKKQSYNFKNFDYLFGGTFIKPGVLTPDTDLRSELKIQQDVLENYTTKAIKGRLGITHIFNGNLSGQAAVEVSNGYSRDIYFGSRNFTTIGFPSSLIYDSRNNKFNATKGLYGEVFIEPFYEMRFSNFVAKVTAEGRSYWALDEGDRFVFAARAKLGTILGNDTAQIPANTLFFAGGGGSVRGYAYRNIGIKTKNDAVVGGRVVVEGSAELRVSLNDKIGFVGFLDGGVVGENANFDFSQKIKWGAGIGGRYMTGLGPLRVDLAFPLKREKGDPRIGFYVGIGQAF
- a CDS encoding YifB family Mg chelatase-like AAA ATPase, with product MIARITTVAFRGLEAVPVDVQVMISSGKIGMAIVGLADKAVAESRERVQAALHACGLSMPTKRITINLAPADLPKEGSHYDLPIAVGLMLAMGILPPEVAQDYIILGELSLDGSLTAVNGVLPAAMTALSLDKGLICPFQCGPEAAWANAEINILAPETLLTIVNHFKGTQIQKRPQPRQYTIETELPDLCEIKGQKTAKRALEVCAAGRHNLLFVGPPGAGKSMLAQRLPSILPPLDSRELLDVSLIASITGETVHNTISLHCPFRSPHHSASMAAMIGGGLKGRPGEVSLAHNGVLFLDELPEFSPQVLDSLRQPLESGESVIARANHHISYPARFQLIAAMNPCRCGMAGEKDHVCAKGIRCQIDYQSRISGPLLDRIDLRIDVPALTAMDLMQPEQSEKSCDVAKRVTRCRTIQAKRFATMGFDHIRTNGDCPAKIIEQIAIPDKSATILLRDVSEKMHLSARAYHRILKVARTIADLDGSDNLSRYHLAEAISYRLGTERLTALN